In one Thermanaerovibrio velox DSM 12556 genomic region, the following are encoded:
- a CDS encoding branched-chain amino acid ABC transporter permease, with the protein MDYLSSILSLGAINAIAVLGLSIFTGFTGMFSLGHSAFVGIGAYVSAVLTYYYFVPFPLALLGGSLSAGLISCVVGAPALRADLRSDYFAIAILGFGEAFRVAVENLDITNGARGLPGLDPLSTPLWIFGSLGVCLLLAVNFVRSPLGRCCAAVREDPVAAQMAGVSLFRVRLGSLMVSALLCGLSGGLMAHYLSFVQPSMFTLTQSTMLLAAVIAGGMGSLSGPLIMSFLFVALPEALRVAQIWRLVAYGFVLVAMMILRPSGLMGYRELWDLIPRSLAWRCRRRAGA; encoded by the coding sequence ATGGACTACCTGTCATCCATCCTGTCCCTTGGTGCCATAAACGCCATAGCGGTGCTGGGGCTTTCCATATTCACCGGTTTCACCGGCATGTTCTCCCTGGGGCACTCCGCCTTCGTGGGCATCGGGGCTTACGTGTCCGCCGTCCTCACCTACTACTATTTCGTCCCCTTCCCCCTGGCGCTTTTGGGGGGAAGCCTTTCCGCCGGGCTTATAAGCTGCGTGGTGGGAGCTCCGGCGTTGAGGGCCGACTTGAGGAGCGACTACTTCGCCATAGCCATACTGGGCTTCGGCGAGGCCTTCCGGGTGGCGGTGGAGAACCTGGACATAACCAACGGAGCTAGGGGCCTGCCCGGCCTGGACCCCTTGTCCACGCCACTTTGGATCTTCGGTTCCCTCGGGGTGTGCCTCCTCCTGGCGGTGAACTTCGTCCGCTCCCCCCTGGGCCGATGCTGTGCCGCGGTGCGGGAGGACCCGGTGGCGGCCCAGATGGCGGGGGTGAGCCTCTTCCGCGTCCGCCTGGGGTCCCTGATGGTGAGCGCCCTGCTCTGCGGCCTTTCCGGGGGGCTCATGGCCCATTACCTATCCTTCGTGCAGCCCTCTATGTTCACCCTCACCCAGTCCACCATGCTGCTGGCGGCGGTCATCGCCGGGGGGATGGGAAGCCTCAGCGGGCCGTTGATAATGTCCTTCCTGTTCGTGGCGCTTCCGGAGGCCCTCCGGGTGGCTCAGATTTGGCGTCTTGTGGCCTATGGGTTTGTCCTGGTGGCCATGATGATCTTGAGGCCTTCGGGGCTGATGGGGTATCGAGAGCTGTGGGACCTGATTCCCCGGTCCCTTGCGTGGAGGTGTCGCCGCCGTGCTGGAGCTTAA
- a CDS encoding ABC transporter ATP-binding protein — translation MLELKGVSKRFGGLRALDSMSMYVPEGSIRGLIGPNGAGKTTVFNVVTGAVRPDSGEVFFQGRSITGLMPHRIVRRGISRTFQNIRLFQRLSCLENVCIPMLQSEGPVKSLMGFLGDRERDRKARGLLELVGLGDVMDRPAGTLPYGLQRKLEIARALASSPKLLLLDEPAAGMNPEESRGLADFIARVRDRFGLTVVLIEHHMDVVMRICDRITVMNFGSVLFEGTPQETVRSDLVLEAYLGRSRVPCHA, via the coding sequence GTGCTGGAGCTTAAGGGGGTATCTAAACGTTTCGGGGGGCTTAGGGCCCTGGACTCCATGAGCATGTACGTCCCAGAGGGCTCCATAAGGGGGCTTATAGGGCCGAACGGGGCGGGTAAGACCACGGTTTTCAACGTGGTGACCGGGGCGGTGCGGCCCGACTCCGGGGAGGTTTTCTTCCAGGGTAGGTCCATAACTGGTCTCATGCCCCACAGGATAGTCCGAAGGGGCATATCGAGGACGTTCCAGAACATAAGGCTCTTCCAGCGCCTGTCGTGTCTCGAGAACGTGTGCATCCCGATGCTCCAATCCGAAGGGCCGGTTAAGTCCCTCATGGGGTTCCTGGGTGACCGGGAGCGGGACAGGAAGGCCAGGGGGCTGCTTGAGCTGGTGGGGCTTGGGGATGTGATGGACCGGCCCGCTGGGACCCTTCCCTACGGCCTCCAGAGGAAGCTGGAGATAGCAAGGGCCCTTGCATCGTCCCCTAAGCTGTTGCTCCTGGACGAGCCCGCGGCGGGCATGAACCCGGAGGAGTCAAGGGGCCTGGCGGACTTCATAGCCCGGGTGAGGGACCGATTCGGGCTCACGGTGGTGCTCATAGAGCATCACATGGACGTGGTCATGAGGATATGCGACAGGATAACGGTGATGAACTTCGGCTCCGTGCTCTTCGAGGGCACCCCGCAGGAGACGGTGCGCTCGGATCTGGTTTTGGAGGCTTATCTTGGAAGGTCGAGGGTGCCTTGTCATGCTTGA
- a CDS encoding ABC transporter ATP-binding protein: MLDVRGLFVNYGKIQALRGVSLTLGEGEVVAVVGSNGAGKSTLIWTLAGVITPASGRLVFRGRDLPGKASQVARLGIGLVPERRRLFQDLTVRENLLMGAYTRTDEQAKAAMEEVLDLFPPVADKLSVRAGSLSGGEQQMVAIGRALMSQPSLLLMDEPTLGLSPLMADRVMEAILEVNRRGVSVLLVEQNAHRALEVSRRAYVLEGGDVVKEGRSEDLLDDPAVRRAYLGDYA; this comes from the coding sequence ATGCTTGATGTCCGCGGGTTGTTCGTGAACTACGGGAAGATACAGGCCCTCAGGGGTGTCTCCCTTACCCTGGGTGAGGGAGAGGTGGTGGCGGTGGTGGGGTCCAACGGGGCGGGCAAGTCCACCCTCATATGGACCCTTGCGGGGGTCATAACCCCCGCGTCGGGAAGGCTGGTGTTCAGGGGAAGGGATCTTCCCGGCAAGGCCTCCCAGGTGGCCCGGCTTGGCATAGGGTTGGTTCCGGAGCGTCGTAGGCTTTTCCAGGACCTCACGGTCCGGGAGAACCTTCTCATGGGGGCCTACACCAGGACCGATGAGCAGGCCAAGGCCGCCATGGAGGAGGTGCTGGACCTATTCCCCCCCGTGGCGGACAAGCTCTCCGTCCGGGCCGGTTCCCTCTCCGGTGGGGAACAGCAGATGGTGGCCATAGGAAGGGCCCTCATGTCCCAGCCATCCCTGCTGTTGATGGATGAACCCACCCTTGGGCTTTCCCCGCTTATGGCGGACCGGGTCATGGAGGCGATACTTGAGGTCAACCGCCGGGGGGTCTCGGTGCTGCTGGTGGAGCAGAACGCCCATAGGGCGCTGGAGGTTTCCCGTCGGGCCTACGTCTTGGAGGGCGGAGATGTGGTCAAGGAGGGCCGATCCGAGGACCTCTTGGATGATCCGGCGGTGCGCCGCGCTTACCTCGGGGATTACGCCTAA
- the gpmA gene encoding 2,3-diphosphoglycerate-dependent phosphoglycerate mutase, whose product MYKIVLVRHGESLWNQENRFTGWTDVDLSPKGIEEARRAGRTLKEEGFTFDLAYTSVLKRAIRTLWLIQEEMDLMWIPVKPCWRLNERHYGALQGLNKAETAAKYGDEQVKIWRRSYDVRPPMLNEGDERDPIRDPRYAGLPRELVPLGECLKDTVARVLPCWNDEIVPSLKEGRKVILVAHGNSIRALVKYLDQVSDQDILELNIPTGIPLLYELDENFKPISHRYLGDPDEIAKAQEAVANQGKAKK is encoded by the coding sequence TTGTACAAGATAGTTCTGGTAAGACACGGGGAGAGCCTATGGAACCAGGAGAACCGGTTCACCGGATGGACCGATGTGGACCTTTCACCCAAGGGCATCGAGGAGGCCCGTAGGGCGGGGAGAACCCTTAAGGAGGAGGGCTTCACCTTCGACCTGGCCTACACGTCGGTCCTCAAAAGGGCCATAAGGACCTTGTGGCTCATCCAGGAGGAGATGGACCTCATGTGGATACCGGTGAAGCCCTGCTGGAGGCTTAACGAGCGCCACTACGGGGCCCTCCAGGGGCTTAACAAGGCGGAGACCGCCGCAAAGTACGGGGACGAACAGGTAAAGATATGGCGCCGCAGCTACGATGTAAGGCCCCCGATGCTGAACGAGGGGGACGAGAGGGACCCCATCAGGGATCCCCGTTACGCCGGGCTCCCCAGGGAATTGGTGCCCCTCGGGGAGTGCCTCAAGGACACGGTGGCCCGGGTTCTGCCCTGCTGGAACGACGAGATCGTGCCGTCCCTCAAGGAGGGCCGTAAGGTCATACTGGTGGCCCACGGGAACAGCATAAGGGCCCTGGTGAAGTACCTCGACCAGGTGTCCGATCAGGACATACTGGAGCTCAACATACCCACCGGCATCCCGCTTCTCTACGAGCTTGACGAGAACTTCAAGCCCATATCCCACCGTTACCTTGGGGACCCGGATGAGATAGCCAAGGCCCAGGAGGCGGTGGCAAACCAGGGGAAGGCTAAGAAGTAG
- a CDS encoding MalY/PatB family protein: MVVRDIHKFDDPYFEEFQRLVDRRGTGCKKWDLLDKIFGEHPKGMLPFWIADTEFRSPDPVIGALRDRVEHGVFGYPVRDGQVSQAVAEWWGRRHRFDVDPRWVCHSHGVMGGIAVSLRVFTSPGDPVVVQTPIYPPFRWVVENNQRRLVENPLVERDGVYRMDLAGLERAFRGGARAMLLCSPHNPTGRVWTREELREVAGLAERYRVLVISDEIHGDLVYPGDHAHIPFPSVSPWALDNSLLFASPSKSFNLAGFYTAYAIIPDGAKRKAYEAEMNRLFMDQGNELGQVAMKAAYLEGEAWLNGLVRYLEGNRGRAVEFLRGMRGVRVTIPEGTFLMWIDFGGMLRGRGLTAGEFLKGAGVALNKGESFGEGFELYGRLNFGCPRQMLDEGLQRIRSRAEELGLL; encoded by the coding sequence ATGGTGGTGAGGGATATACACAAATTCGACGATCCTTATTTTGAGGAGTTCCAGCGTTTGGTGGACAGAAGGGGTACGGGGTGCAAAAAATGGGACCTGTTGGACAAGATCTTCGGTGAACATCCGAAGGGGATGCTGCCCTTCTGGATAGCGGACACGGAGTTCCGGTCCCCGGACCCGGTCATAGGGGCCCTGAGGGACCGGGTGGAGCACGGGGTATTCGGCTATCCGGTGAGGGACGGCCAGGTGTCCCAGGCGGTGGCGGAGTGGTGGGGTCGAAGGCACCGTTTCGATGTGGACCCCCGCTGGGTGTGCCACAGTCATGGGGTGATGGGCGGTATAGCGGTGAGCCTTAGGGTTTTCACGTCCCCAGGGGATCCGGTGGTGGTGCAGACCCCCATATATCCCCCCTTTAGGTGGGTGGTGGAGAACAACCAGCGTCGGCTGGTTGAGAATCCCCTGGTGGAGCGTGATGGCGTGTATCGAATGGACCTTGCGGGCTTGGAGAGGGCCTTTAGGGGAGGGGCCAGGGCGATGCTGCTCTGCAGCCCCCACAACCCGACCGGAAGGGTGTGGACCAGGGAGGAGCTTCGGGAGGTTGCGGGGCTGGCGGAGCGCTACCGGGTTCTGGTCATATCGGACGAGATACACGGGGACCTAGTATACCCGGGGGATCATGCCCACATCCCCTTCCCTTCGGTAAGCCCCTGGGCACTCGATAACTCCCTGCTCTTTGCGTCCCCCAGTAAGTCCTTCAACCTGGCGGGGTTCTACACCGCCTACGCCATAATCCCCGACGGCGCCAAGAGGAAGGCATATGAGGCGGAGATGAACCGGCTATTCATGGATCAGGGCAACGAGCTTGGTCAAGTGGCCATGAAGGCCGCCTATCTGGAGGGGGAGGCTTGGCTTAACGGGCTTGTTCGGTACCTTGAGGGAAACCGAGGGCGTGCGGTGGAGTTCCTCAGGGGTATGAGGGGAGTGCGGGTGACCATTCCGGAGGGCACGTTCCTGATGTGGATAGATTTCGGGGGGATGCTCCGGGGCAGGGGCCTCACCGCCGGGGAGTTCCTAAAGGGGGCGGGGGTTGCCTTGAACAAGGGGGAGTCCTTTGGGGAGGGGTTTGAGCTTTACGGCCGGCTTAACTTCGGTTGCCCCAGGCAGATGTTGGATGAGGGGCTTCAAAGGATCCGCAGCAGGGCCGAAGAGCTTGGGCTCCTTTGA
- a CDS encoding fumarylacetoacetate hydrolase family protein yields MAGERFCRFYVPGDGTERFGVFGRSGGEERVEEVSGGPFGPFERTGLSFALGDVRFLPPVKPGSVYCVGRNYAEHASELGNSVPQEPLVFLKPVTSLIGSGEAIRLPLWAGRIDYEGELAVIIGRRCRNLREDEALDAVLGYICFNDVTARELQRKDGQWTRAKGFDTFAPIGPWVLLGGSMEGLGDLVTRVNGVEVQRGCFADMVFPVGRIISYISSFATLMPGDVIATGTPAGVGPLRPGDRVEVFVEGIGCLSNPCEGC; encoded by the coding sequence TTGGCGGGTGAGAGGTTCTGCAGGTTTTATGTCCCCGGTGATGGGACGGAGCGCTTTGGCGTGTTTGGCCGCTCGGGTGGAGAGGAACGGGTGGAGGAGGTCTCCGGGGGGCCCTTCGGGCCTTTCGAGAGGACCGGTTTGAGCTTTGCGCTTGGGGATGTGCGGTTTTTGCCTCCCGTTAAGCCCGGGTCCGTATACTGCGTGGGGCGCAATTACGCGGAGCACGCGTCGGAGCTTGGCAATTCGGTGCCCCAGGAGCCGCTGGTGTTCCTTAAGCCTGTTACCTCCCTCATAGGTTCCGGTGAGGCGATAAGGCTTCCCCTGTGGGCGGGGAGGATAGACTATGAGGGGGAGCTTGCGGTGATCATCGGCAGAAGGTGCAGGAACCTGCGGGAGGATGAGGCCTTGGATGCGGTCCTGGGTTACATCTGCTTCAACGACGTTACCGCCAGGGAACTTCAGCGCAAGGACGGCCAGTGGACCCGGGCCAAGGGTTTTGACACCTTTGCCCCGATCGGTCCCTGGGTGCTCTTGGGCGGCTCCATGGAGGGGCTGGGGGATCTGGTGACCCGGGTTAACGGAGTGGAGGTTCAGCGGGGGTGTTTTGCGGACATGGTCTTCCCGGTGGGCAGGATAATATCCTACATAAGCAGTTTTGCCACCCTCATGCCCGGGGACGTGATAGCCACCGGTACCCCGGCGGGCGTGGGGCCCCTGAGGCCCGGCGACCGGGTGGAGGTCTTTGTGGAGGGCATAGGGTGTCTTTCAAACCCCTGTGAGGGCTGCTGA
- a CDS encoding sigma factor-like helix-turn-helix DNA-binding protein, which yields MDDLLDQRLRLCDLYDLYGGLLTPKQRRAFELVVLEDCSLSEAAAELSVSRQGAHDLVQRSREHLLSAEEAMGLLAERDRLHGEIEKLVDRYRGELPSGFVEELLGILGRKEGQWDVRLPEG from the coding sequence ATGGACGACCTTTTGGACCAGCGGTTGAGGCTTTGTGACCTTTATGACCTTTACGGGGGGCTTCTCACGCCCAAGCAGAGGCGGGCCTTTGAGCTGGTGGTCCTGGAGGACTGTTCCCTGTCCGAGGCGGCGGCGGAGCTCAGCGTTAGTCGTCAGGGGGCTCATGACCTGGTGCAGCGGTCGAGGGAGCACCTTTTGTCCGCCGAGGAGGCCATGGGGCTTTTGGCGGAGAGGGATCGTCTCCATGGGGAGATAGAGAAGCTGGTGGACCGTTACCGTGGGGAACTGCCTTCGGGCTTTGTAGAGGAGCTTTTAGGTATCCTGGGGCGCAAGGAGGGACAGTGGGATGTTCGACTCCCTGAAGGATAG
- the ffh gene encoding signal recognition particle protein — protein MFDSLKDRFEKVFSSLRGKGKLTEEDVNLALREVRLALLEADVNYKVVKDFVERVRARATGQDVLSSITPAQQVYAIVFGELLDLMGRDVKPLSISPKPPTVYMMVGLQGSGKTTTAAKIALKMKRSHKPMLVACDLRRPAAVEQLRVLASSIGVPFVGPEEGEIDPVRVARRAMERCSESLVDLVIIDTAGRFQIDEELMEEVRVLKESVKPHEVLLVVDSMTGQEAVSVAQVFNERLGLTGVVLTKLDGDARGGAALTIKAVTGTPVRLAGVGEKVEDLEAFDPNRMAQRILGMGDVVGLLERVQQAASEEDVERLSESLKKNRFTLEDMLIQLRQVQKMGPLEKVIEMLPVPGASKALKDAQVDPKRIKHMEAIILSMTPAERRRPEIIKGSRRRRIAQGSGTSVQMVNQLLHQYEQMKDLMKAFGKGSRKGFRIPQGLKGLFR, from the coding sequence ATGTTCGACTCCCTGAAGGATAGGTTTGAGAAGGTCTTTTCCTCCCTTAGGGGCAAGGGGAAGCTTACGGAGGAGGATGTGAACCTGGCGCTCAGGGAGGTTAGGTTGGCCCTCCTGGAGGCGGACGTTAACTACAAGGTGGTGAAGGACTTCGTCGAGCGGGTTAGGGCCCGCGCCACCGGACAGGATGTGTTGTCCTCCATAACCCCGGCCCAGCAGGTTTACGCCATCGTCTTCGGGGAGCTGCTGGACCTTATGGGAAGGGATGTCAAGCCCTTGTCCATATCGCCCAAGCCCCCTACGGTGTACATGATGGTGGGGCTTCAGGGTTCGGGTAAGACCACCACCGCCGCCAAGATAGCCCTCAAGATGAAGCGGTCTCACAAGCCCATGTTGGTGGCCTGCGACCTTCGCCGGCCCGCCGCGGTGGAGCAGCTTCGGGTCCTTGCGTCTTCCATAGGGGTTCCCTTTGTGGGCCCCGAGGAGGGGGAGATCGACCCGGTCCGGGTGGCTCGAAGGGCCATGGAGAGGTGTTCCGAGAGCCTGGTGGACCTGGTGATCATTGACACCGCCGGAAGGTTCCAGATAGACGAGGAGCTCATGGAGGAGGTACGGGTCCTCAAGGAGTCGGTGAAGCCTCACGAGGTGCTCCTGGTGGTGGACTCCATGACCGGTCAGGAGGCGGTGTCCGTTGCTCAGGTCTTCAACGAGCGCCTTGGGCTCACCGGCGTAGTTCTGACCAAGCTTGACGGTGATGCCAGGGGTGGTGCGGCCCTCACCATAAAAGCGGTGACCGGTACGCCGGTGAGGCTGGCGGGGGTTGGCGAGAAGGTGGAGGACCTGGAGGCCTTCGATCCCAACCGCATGGCCCAGCGGATACTGGGCATGGGGGATGTGGTGGGGCTTTTGGAGAGGGTTCAGCAGGCTGCCTCGGAGGAGGACGTGGAGCGTCTTTCCGAGAGCCTCAAGAAGAACCGCTTCACCTTGGAGGACATGCTTATCCAGCTCAGGCAGGTTCAGAAGATGGGGCCTTTGGAGAAGGTTATAGAGATGCTTCCAGTGCCGGGGGCGTCGAAGGCTTTAAAGGACGCCCAGGTGGACCCCAAGCGGATCAAGCACATGGAGGCCATAATCCTGTCCATGACGCCTGCGGAGAGGAGGCGGCCGGAGATAATAAAGGGTTCCCGGCGGCGCAGGATAGCCCAGGGTTCCGGCACGTCGGTTCAGATGGTGAACCAGCTGCTGCATCAGTATGAGCAGATGAAGGACCTGATGAAGGCCTTCGGCAAGGGATCCCGGAAGGGATTCCGGATTCCCCAGGGGCTCAAGGGTCTTTTCAGATAA
- the rpsP gene encoding 30S ribosomal protein S16, which translates to MAVRIRFTRQGRKKSPFYRLVVADSRSPRDGKFIELIGTYNPMTDPADLKVNEERALYWLKQGATPSDTARAVLKKTGVWDKFTAEKA; encoded by the coding sequence ATGGCGGTTCGCATACGTTTTACCCGTCAGGGTAGGAAGAAGAGTCCCTTTTATCGTTTGGTGGTGGCGGATTCCCGCTCCCCCAGGGACGGAAAGTTCATCGAGCTCATCGGCACTTACAATCCCATGACGGATCCGGCGGATCTCAAGGTGAACGAGGAGAGGGCCCTCTACTGGCTCAAGCAGGGTGCCACCCCCTCCGATACCGCTAGGGCGGTTCTTAAGAAGACCGGCGTCTGGGACAAGTTCACCGCCGAGAAGGCTTAA
- a CDS encoding KH domain-containing protein — protein MPDYAALVEGIVKGLVDLPDCVRVSEVRNGSGSVLVTVKVAEQDMGRVIGRRGSTINAIRLVAKAAAVKAKERVDVEVDEEEGPVHGEEL, from the coding sequence ATGCCCGACTACGCCGCTCTGGTGGAAGGCATAGTGAAGGGGCTGGTGGACTTGCCCGATTGTGTTCGGGTGTCCGAGGTTAGGAATGGCTCCGGTTCCGTCCTGGTCACCGTGAAGGTGGCGGAGCAGGACATGGGACGGGTGATAGGGAGACGTGGTTCCACCATAAACGCCATAAGGCTCGTGGCCAAGGCCGCGGCGGTGAAGGCTAAGGAACGGGTGGATGTTGAGGTGGACGAGGAGGAAGGCCCTGTTCATGGAGAAGAGCTCTAG
- the rimM gene encoding ribosome maturation factor RimM (Essential for efficient processing of 16S rRNA) has product MEKSSRSRVIVGRIVGTHGVKGSLKLKPLTDYPDRFLDMDSLYLELPEVRGRRRPPRELAVQEMRFQEGKDLFIVTLEGIHTMEDAEELKGALVTVAPEDRVPLEEGVYWIDDILGLQVVDHDTGDVLGLVEGVLPTGSNDVYEIRTPDGALKMIPAIKDVVIQVDLEARVMRVHLLEGLWD; this is encoded by the coding sequence ATGGAGAAGAGCTCTAGGTCCCGGGTGATAGTGGGACGGATAGTGGGTACCCACGGTGTGAAGGGGTCTTTGAAGCTCAAGCCCCTTACGGACTACCCGGACCGTTTCCTGGACATGGATAGCCTCTATCTGGAGTTGCCGGAAGTTCGGGGCCGCAGGCGTCCTCCCAGGGAGCTGGCGGTGCAGGAGATGCGCTTTCAGGAGGGCAAGGACCTCTTCATAGTGACCCTTGAGGGGATCCACACGATGGAGGACGCGGAGGAGCTCAAGGGGGCCCTGGTCACCGTGGCCCCGGAGGATCGGGTGCCCCTGGAGGAAGGGGTCTACTGGATAGACGACATCCTAGGCCTTCAGGTGGTTGACCACGACACCGGGGACGTGCTCGGTCTGGTGGAGGGGGTCCTCCCCACCGGGAGCAATGACGTCTATGAGATCCGTACCCCCGACGGTGCCCTCAAGATGATTCCCGCCATCAAGGACGTGGTCATTCAGGTGGACCTTGAGGCGCGGGTGATGAGGGTTCACCTGTTGGAGGGGCTTTGGGATTGA